A stretch of the Mycobacterium sp. ITM-2016-00317 genome encodes the following:
- a CDS encoding SDR family oxidoreductase, whose protein sequence is MLQSPERIILVTGASNGVGADVARRVAGPDTHVVVHHGGKSGRAEDVARAIRAAGGHASTIAADVHDEFAVAAMIDTVRARFGRLDVLILAGSGGLVDGGAARRLARTAMPLMPASARIVFVTSHQAHFYPHKAVPKGYAGIAASQRAGETALYGMRSEFAHAGIGFTVVSAEMTDDTVMVPAVAAAATTAQPSGIVYVGSAG, encoded by the coding sequence ATGCTGCAGTCCCCTGAGCGGATCATCCTGGTCACCGGCGCATCGAACGGCGTCGGCGCCGACGTGGCCCGGCGCGTCGCCGGGCCCGACACCCACGTCGTCGTCCACCACGGCGGAAAGTCCGGGCGCGCCGAGGACGTCGCCCGGGCGATCCGGGCCGCAGGCGGACACGCGTCGACGATCGCCGCCGACGTCCACGACGAGTTCGCCGTCGCGGCGATGATCGACACCGTCCGGGCCCGCTTCGGCCGACTGGACGTGCTGATCCTCGCCGGGTCCGGCGGCCTGGTCGACGGCGGCGCGGCACGGCGGCTCGCGAGAACGGCGATGCCGCTGATGCCGGCCAGCGCCCGGATCGTGTTCGTCACCAGCCACCAGGCCCACTTCTACCCGCACAAGGCAGTGCCGAAGGGCTACGCCGGGATCGCGGCGAGCCAGCGGGCCGGCGAGACCGCGCTCTACGGCATGCGGTCGGAGTTCGCGCACGCCGGCATCGGCTTCACCGTGGTCTCCGCGGAGATGACCGACGACACCGTGATGGTGCCCGCCGTCGCCGCCGCCGCGACCACCGCGCAGCCGTCCGGCATCGTCTACGTGGGCAGCGCCGGCTAG
- a CDS encoding NAD(P)H-quinone dehydrogenase, translating to MVTRIVIIGGGPAGYEAALVAAARGRDVTQVTVIDQDGLGGACVLYDCVPSKTLIAATGVRTELRRAEGLGYDIGIEDAKISLPLINNRVKTLAASQSADIGSQLLNQGVTIIGGRGELVDDIAGMAHHRVKVTTNDGKVGVLKADVVLIATGASPRVLPNAVPDGERILTWRQVYDLTELPSHLIIVGSGVTGAEFCNAYTELGVRVTVVASRDQILPHEDSDAAAVLEEVFNERGVTLVKNARADSVTRTDTGVRVAIADGRVVEGSHALMTVGSVPNTEHLGLERVGIELKPGGYIPVDRVSRTPATGVYAAGDCTGLLPLASVAAMQGRIAMYHALGEGVSPIRLRTVASATFTRPEIAAVGIPQSAIDDGSVPARTLVLPLSTNARAKMSLLRHGFVKIFCQATGVVIGGVVVAPIASELILPIALAVQNRISVTDLAQTLSVYPSLSGSIVEAARRLMAHDDLD from the coding sequence GTGGTAACGCGCATCGTGATCATCGGCGGAGGGCCAGCGGGATACGAGGCGGCTCTGGTGGCGGCCGCCCGGGGCCGCGACGTCACCCAGGTGACGGTGATCGACCAGGACGGCCTCGGCGGGGCGTGCGTGCTCTATGACTGCGTGCCGTCCAAGACGCTGATCGCCGCGACCGGCGTGCGCACCGAGCTGCGCCGCGCCGAGGGGCTGGGCTATGACATCGGCATCGAGGACGCGAAGATCTCGCTGCCGCTGATCAACAACCGCGTCAAGACACTGGCCGCGTCGCAGTCGGCCGACATCGGCAGTCAACTCCTCAACCAGGGCGTCACCATCATCGGCGGCCGCGGCGAGCTCGTCGACGACATCGCCGGCATGGCCCACCACCGGGTGAAGGTCACCACCAACGACGGCAAGGTCGGCGTGCTCAAGGCCGACGTCGTGCTGATCGCCACCGGCGCCAGCCCGCGGGTGCTGCCCAACGCGGTGCCCGACGGCGAGCGGATCCTGACCTGGCGCCAGGTCTACGACCTGACCGAACTGCCCAGCCACCTGATCATCGTCGGCTCCGGGGTCACGGGCGCGGAGTTCTGCAACGCCTACACCGAACTCGGCGTGCGGGTGACCGTGGTGGCCAGCCGCGACCAGATCCTGCCGCACGAGGACTCCGACGCGGCGGCCGTGCTGGAAGAGGTGTTCAACGAGCGCGGTGTGACGCTGGTCAAGAACGCCCGCGCCGACTCGGTCACCCGCACCGACACCGGTGTCCGGGTCGCGATCGCCGACGGCCGCGTCGTCGAGGGCAGCCACGCGCTGATGACGGTCGGCTCCGTGCCGAACACCGAGCACCTGGGTCTGGAGCGCGTCGGCATCGAACTCAAACCCGGCGGCTACATCCCCGTCGACCGGGTGTCGCGCACCCCGGCCACCGGGGTCTACGCCGCGGGGGACTGCACCGGTCTGCTGCCGCTGGCCTCGGTGGCCGCCATGCAGGGCCGCATCGCGATGTACCACGCGCTGGGGGAGGGCGTCTCACCGATCCGGCTGCGTACGGTCGCGTCGGCGACGTTCACCCGGCCCGAGATCGCTGCGGTCGGCATCCCGCAGTCGGCGATCGACGACGGCAGCGTGCCGGCCCGCACGCTGGTGCTGCCGCTGAGCACCAACGCCCGCGCGAAGATGTCGCTGCTGCGACACGGCTTCGTGAAGATCTTCTGCCAGGCCACCGGTGTGGTGATCGGCGGGGTCGTGGTGGCCCCGATCGCCTCGGAGCTGATCCTGCCGATCGCGCTGGCCGTGCAGAACCGCATCTCGGTGACCGACCTGGCGCAGACGCTGTCGGTGTATCCGTCGCTGTCGGGATCGATCGTGGAGGCCGCCCGTCGGCTGATGGCGCACGACGATCTGGACTGA
- a CDS encoding TetR/AcrR family transcriptional regulator — MGSPRTSSIGRPRSFDTDEALDRAMLVFWERGFEGASLTDLTEAMGITRTSMYAAFGNKEELFQAAVRRYLAGPGGYLTAALAEPTARGVAEAFLRGAVRTTTRPDGPAGCLVVQGSLAAGTAGQPARDALIECREETVSHLRERFRRAVKDGDLPPEADAGLLARYVMTVANGIAVQATNGVGRRELQRLADMALRHWPLL; from the coding sequence ATGGGATCGCCGAGAACGTCTTCGATCGGCCGACCCAGAAGCTTCGACACCGACGAGGCTCTGGACCGGGCCATGCTGGTGTTCTGGGAACGTGGCTTCGAAGGTGCCTCGCTGACCGATCTGACCGAAGCCATGGGCATCACCCGCACCAGCATGTACGCGGCGTTCGGCAACAAAGAGGAGCTGTTCCAGGCGGCCGTGCGCCGATACCTCGCCGGGCCGGGCGGCTATCTCACCGCCGCGCTGGCGGAGCCGACCGCGCGTGGGGTGGCCGAGGCGTTCCTGCGAGGTGCGGTGCGCACCACCACACGTCCCGACGGTCCCGCAGGATGTCTGGTCGTACAGGGCTCACTGGCGGCGGGGACGGCCGGGCAACCGGCGCGCGACGCGCTGATCGAGTGCCGCGAAGAGACGGTGTCACACCTGCGCGAGCGGTTCCGCCGGGCGGTCAAGGACGGTGACCTACCCCCGGAGGCCGATGCGGGGCTGCTGGCCCGCTATGTGATGACCGTGGCGAACGGGATCGCGGTCCAGGCCACCAACGGCGTCGGGCGCCGAGAACTACAGCGGCTGGCCGACATGGCGCTGCGGCACTGGCCGCTGCTCTGA
- a CDS encoding MMPL family transporter: MSRLREENQARPHFYGIARFIRASSIPIILIWVALAAFLNISVPQLEEVGKQRSVSMSPDDAPAVISMEHIGKVFQEYESNSSVMIVLEGQETLGDDTRSYYADLISALEADTKHVEHVQDLWSDPLTAAGAQSADGKSTYFQVYLAGNQGEALANESVRAVQELVAESQPPAGVQAYVTGASALASEQEEAGHSSMRMVEALTFLVITIMLVLFFRSIVTTLLILVMVGLSLMTVRGAVAFLGFHDIIGLSTFATSLLVTLAIAIAVDYAIFLIGRYQEARSAGESTESAYYTMFGGTAHVIVGSGLTIAGATFCLSFTRLPYFQSLGVPLALGMLVLIAVAMTFGPAVVTIASKFGLLEPKRAMKVRTWRKIGAMTVRWPAAILVASVAVSLIGLLALPGYQTSYNDRNYLPDDIQSNIGYAAAERHFSPARLNPEVLMIETDHDLRNPADFIVIEKIAKALFAVEGIGRVQTITRPDGKPIKSTTIPYAMSRQSTTQQLNEKYMLDRMDDMLVQAESLQTTINTMEKMQSLMTQMSEITNSMVTKTKTMAVDITELRDHIADLDDFIRPIRNYFYWEPHCYNIPVCHSMRSLFDLIDGTNLLTDNVQDLVPDLERMAAIMPELIALLPSQIESMKSQRINMLTQYQTQNSQLEAGAEMQVDAGAMGDAFNDAWNADSFYLPPEAFDNADFQSGIEQFISPDGKAVRFIIAHEGDPLSPDGIEKIDGLKVAAKEAVKGTPLEGSKIYLGGTAATFKDMADGTKYDLLIAGIAAICLIFIIMLILTRAVIAAAVIVGTVVLSLGASFGLSVLVWQHIIGIELHWMVLPMAVIILLAVGADYNLLVVARLKEEVHAGLQTGLIRTMGGSGSVVTAAGMVFALTMMTMAVSDLTIIGQVGTTIGMGLIFDTLVIRSFMTPSIAALLGRWFWWPQKIRYRPVPSPWPAAAARPAQTES, encoded by the coding sequence ATGAGCCGCTTGCGCGAAGAGAATCAGGCCCGTCCCCACTTCTACGGCATCGCCCGGTTCATCCGTGCCTCCTCGATCCCGATCATCCTCATCTGGGTCGCGCTCGCCGCGTTCCTGAACATCTCGGTGCCGCAGCTCGAAGAGGTCGGCAAGCAGCGGTCGGTGTCGATGAGCCCCGACGACGCGCCCGCGGTCATCTCGATGGAACACATCGGCAAGGTGTTCCAGGAGTACGAGTCCAACAGCTCGGTGATGATCGTGCTGGAGGGGCAGGAGACTCTCGGCGACGACACCCGCAGCTACTACGCGGACCTGATCAGCGCGCTGGAAGCCGATACCAAACACGTCGAGCACGTCCAGGACCTCTGGAGCGACCCGCTGACCGCGGCAGGCGCCCAGAGCGCGGACGGCAAATCCACCTATTTCCAGGTCTATCTCGCGGGCAACCAGGGCGAGGCGCTGGCCAACGAGTCGGTGCGCGCAGTGCAGGAGCTGGTGGCCGAGAGCCAGCCGCCGGCAGGGGTGCAGGCCTACGTCACCGGCGCGTCGGCGCTGGCCTCCGAACAGGAGGAGGCCGGCCACAGCAGCATGCGGATGGTCGAGGCGCTGACCTTCCTGGTCATCACGATCATGCTGGTGCTGTTCTTCCGCTCGATCGTCACCACGCTGCTGATCCTGGTGATGGTCGGGCTGAGCCTGATGACCGTGCGTGGCGCGGTGGCGTTCCTCGGCTTCCACGACATCATCGGGCTGTCGACGTTCGCGACCAGCCTGCTGGTGACGCTGGCCATCGCGATCGCGGTGGACTACGCGATCTTCCTGATCGGCCGCTATCAGGAGGCGAGGTCGGCCGGGGAGAGCACGGAGTCGGCGTACTACACGATGTTCGGCGGCACCGCGCACGTGATCGTCGGCTCCGGCCTGACGATCGCCGGGGCCACGTTCTGCCTGAGCTTCACCCGGTTGCCGTACTTCCAGAGCCTCGGCGTGCCGCTGGCCCTGGGCATGCTGGTGCTGATCGCGGTGGCGATGACGTTCGGGCCCGCGGTGGTGACGATCGCGAGCAAGTTCGGGCTGCTGGAACCCAAGCGCGCCATGAAGGTGCGCACCTGGCGCAAGATCGGCGCGATGACCGTGCGCTGGCCTGCCGCGATCCTGGTGGCCAGCGTCGCGGTCTCCCTGATCGGCCTGCTGGCCCTGCCCGGCTATCAGACCAGCTACAACGACCGCAATTACCTGCCCGATGACATCCAGTCCAACATCGGTTACGCCGCGGCCGAGCGGCACTTCTCCCCGGCGCGCCTCAATCCCGAGGTGCTGATGATCGAGACCGACCACGACCTGCGCAACCCGGCCGACTTCATCGTCATCGAGAAGATCGCCAAGGCGCTGTTCGCCGTCGAGGGCATCGGCCGGGTGCAGACCATCACCCGTCCCGACGGCAAACCGATCAAGAGCACCACGATCCCGTACGCCATGAGCCGCCAGAGCACCACCCAGCAGCTCAACGAGAAGTACATGCTGGACCGGATGGACGACATGCTCGTCCAGGCGGAGTCGCTGCAAACCACCATCAACACGATGGAGAAGATGCAGAGCCTCATGACGCAGATGTCGGAGATCACCAACAGCATGGTGACCAAGACGAAGACCATGGCGGTCGACATCACCGAGCTGCGGGACCACATCGCCGACCTGGACGACTTCATCCGGCCGATCCGTAACTACTTCTACTGGGAACCGCACTGCTACAACATCCCGGTCTGTCACTCGATGCGGTCGCTGTTCGACCTGATCGACGGCACCAACCTGCTGACCGACAACGTCCAGGACCTGGTCCCGGACCTTGAGCGGATGGCCGCGATCATGCCCGAACTGATCGCGCTGCTGCCGTCGCAGATCGAGTCGATGAAGTCGCAGCGCATCAACATGCTCACGCAGTATCAGACGCAGAACTCGCAGCTGGAGGCCGGCGCCGAGATGCAGGTCGATGCCGGCGCGATGGGCGACGCGTTCAACGACGCCTGGAACGCCGACTCGTTCTACCTGCCCCCTGAGGCCTTCGACAACGCCGACTTCCAGAGCGGCATCGAGCAGTTCATCTCACCCGACGGCAAGGCGGTGCGCTTCATCATCGCCCACGAGGGTGACCCGCTGTCGCCCGACGGCATCGAGAAGATCGACGGGTTGAAGGTCGCGGCCAAGGAGGCCGTCAAGGGCACCCCGCTGGAGGGGTCGAAGATCTACCTCGGCGGTACCGCGGCGACGTTCAAAGACATGGCCGACGGCACCAAGTACGACCTGCTGATCGCCGGGATCGCCGCCATCTGCCTGATCTTCATCATCATGCTGATCCTGACCAGGGCGGTCATCGCCGCGGCGGTGATCGTCGGCACGGTGGTGCTGTCCCTGGGGGCGTCGTTCGGCTTGTCGGTGCTGGTCTGGCAGCACATCATCGGCATCGAACTGCACTGGATGGTGCTGCCGATGGCGGTGATCATCCTGCTGGCCGTGGGTGCGGACTACAACCTGCTGGTGGTGGCCCGACTCAAGGAAGAGGTCCACGCGGGTCTGCAGACCGGCCTGATCCGGACGATGGGCGGCAGCGGGTCGGTGGTCACCGCGGCGGGCATGGTCTTCGCGCTGACCATGATGACCATGGCGGTCAGCGACCTGACGATCATCGGCCAGGTCGGCACGACGATCGGCATGGGCCTGATCTTCGACACGCTGGTGATCCGGTCGTTCATGACGCCGTCGATCGCGGCGCTGCTGGGCCGGTGGTTCTGGTGGCCGCAGAAGATCCGGTACCGGCCGGTGCCCTCGCCGTGGCCCGCCGCGGCGGCACGGCCCGCCCAGACCGAAAGCTAG
- a CDS encoding SDR family oxidoreductase — protein sequence MGTLEGKTAVVTGGSSGIGLAAAQRLADEGAHVFITGRQQAALDAAAAQIGSAATPVVGDIASAADLDRLYDAVRERGQGLDVLFANAGLAVIGPLTHATEQDYEQNFDINVRGTWLTVQKAVPLLNDGAAVIVNSSIRADDGWPNFGLYSASKAAVRSLVRSWANELKDRGIRVNAVSPGSIDTPAPDKAVGPEDAAGFKAEMAKGVPIGRLGRPQEVAGAVAFLASADSSFIYGANIDIDGGEHQF from the coding sequence ATGGGAACACTCGAGGGCAAGACCGCGGTCGTCACCGGCGGCAGCAGCGGCATCGGACTGGCTGCGGCACAACGACTCGCCGACGAAGGCGCCCACGTCTTCATCACCGGCCGGCAACAGGCGGCACTGGATGCGGCCGCCGCGCAGATCGGCTCCGCGGCCACCCCGGTGGTGGGCGACATCGCGAGTGCCGCCGATCTCGATCGGCTCTACGACGCTGTCCGGGAGCGCGGCCAGGGCCTCGACGTGCTGTTCGCCAACGCCGGCCTGGCGGTCATCGGGCCGCTGACCCACGCCACCGAGCAGGACTACGAGCAGAATTTCGACATCAATGTGCGCGGAACATGGCTCACGGTGCAGAAGGCGGTGCCGCTGCTCAACGACGGCGCGGCCGTGATCGTGAACTCGTCCATCCGCGCCGACGACGGTTGGCCGAACTTCGGCCTCTACTCGGCGTCCAAGGCCGCCGTGCGCTCGCTCGTGCGCAGCTGGGCCAACGAACTCAAGGACCGGGGCATTCGGGTGAACGCGGTCTCGCCGGGCTCGATCGACACCCCGGCGCCCGACAAGGCCGTCGGGCCGGAAGACGCGGCGGGGTTCAAGGCGGAGATGGCCAAGGGCGTGCCGATCGGACGGCTGGGACGTCCCCAGGAAGTGGCAGGCGCCGTGGCGTTCCTGGCGTCGGCCGACAGCAGCTTCATCTACGGCGCGAACATCGACATCGACGGCGGTGAGCACCAGTTCTGA